A window of Novosphingobium terrae contains these coding sequences:
- a CDS encoding UrcA family protein produces MTTRLMGLAALLAAATMATAASAATTTSNPFAQDKAVLQLSDLDLATPQGQHRLAIRMDQAARAVCGEKMASVHLALEDQARACRAEVLADIRSKIEARSALADKPSAVRLASNR; encoded by the coding sequence ATGACCACCCGCCTGATGGGCCTCGCCGCCCTGCTGGCCGCCGCGACGATGGCGACCGCGGCCTCTGCGGCCACCACCACAAGCAACCCCTTCGCTCAGGACAAGGCCGTGCTGCAGCTGAGCGACCTTGATCTTGCCACGCCTCAGGGCCAGCACCGCCTTGCCATCCGCATGGATCAGGCCGCCCGCGCCGTCTGTGGTGAGAAGATGGCCAGCGTGCATCTCGCACTTGAGGATCAGGCCCGCGCCTGCCGCGCCGAAGTGCTGGCCGATATCCGCAGCAAGATCGAGGCCCGCAGCGCTCTGGCTGACAAGCCTTCGGCAGTCCGCCTCGCCTCCAATCGCTGA
- a CDS encoding SDR family oxidoreductase, with the protein MTENRLYAILGGTSGIGLATARQLVARGDRVWIGGRSPERLAEALAQLGDRAKGTLVDITDREALTTFFARGVPQGEALSGLFTPAASYRTGPFRHGDTATSEALFQAKFWGQYWAVYAALPVLRSDASLVLMSGAASQRPIGAPAYAACNAALEGLARGLAVELAPIRVNCLSPGTTDSELWRNRPADQREVAYAQWRQLCLLERPASVAEQAHAALFLLDNTNMTGSTLCCDGGYTFR; encoded by the coding sequence ATGACTGAAAATCGCTTATACGCCATCCTTGGCGGCACTTCGGGGATCGGCCTGGCCACGGCGCGGCAACTGGTAGCACGCGGGGATCGGGTTTGGATCGGCGGGCGTTCGCCGGAGCGTCTGGCAGAGGCTTTGGCCCAACTCGGGGATCGTGCGAAGGGCACGCTCGTGGACATCACGGATCGCGAGGCACTCACAACCTTCTTTGCGCGAGGCGTCCCGCAGGGCGAGGCTTTATCCGGCCTGTTCACCCCGGCGGCCTCCTATCGCACCGGCCCCTTTCGCCATGGCGATACGGCCACCAGCGAGGCGTTGTTTCAGGCGAAATTCTGGGGGCAATATTGGGCGGTGTATGCGGCCTTGCCGGTGCTGCGCAGCGACGCCTCGTTGGTGCTGATGTCCGGGGCGGCGTCTCAGCGCCCGATCGGCGCCCCGGCCTATGCCGCCTGCAATGCCGCGCTTGAAGGGCTGGCGCGGGGCTTGGCGGTCGAGCTGGCGCCCATCCGCGTCAACTGCCTGTCTCCCGGAACGACCGACAGCGAGCTTTGGCGCAATCGGCCCGCCGATCAGCGCGAGGTCGCCTATGCCCAATGGCGGCAACTATGCCTTCTGGAGCGCCCGGCCAGCGTCGCAGAGCAAGCCCATGCCGCACTGTTCCTGCTGGACAACACCAATATGACCGGCAGCACGCTCTGCTGCGATGGGGGCTATACGTTCCGCTGA
- a CDS encoding LysR family transcriptional regulator — MPISDKKFASRVDWNLMRTFVDIVRAGGIGAAARQLNRQQPSISAALKRLEESVGATLLHRTATGVEMTTAGRAMMALCEDMLESARMMPHQIAQATKRVEGIVRIQIISGLVSPEFDEAIASFHVRNPDIHIEIRVSPWRQVLDAIEQGEVEIGVGYDNNVRGSLIYEPLFTERQQLYCARNHRLFGYRVGRLNELKDEGFVLTGEDEIETITQLRRRYRLGMKVSGMAEDINEARRLILQGVGIGFLPIMAVEDEVAKRKLWPMLHTEFEPSYELFLLARAEPARDTATQLFLDEVVRRIRAQRRS, encoded by the coding sequence ATGCCGATCAGTGACAAGAAATTTGCCAGCCGCGTCGATTGGAATCTGATGCGCACCTTCGTGGACATCGTGCGCGCGGGCGGCATCGGCGCAGCGGCGCGGCAGCTCAACCGCCAGCAGCCCAGCATCAGCGCGGCGCTGAAACGGCTGGAGGAAAGCGTCGGCGCCACGCTGCTTCACCGCACCGCCACAGGCGTGGAGATGACCACGGCAGGCCGTGCGATGATGGCCCTGTGCGAGGATATGCTCGAATCGGCACGCATGATGCCGCATCAGATCGCGCAGGCCACCAAGCGCGTCGAAGGCATCGTGCGCATCCAGATCATCTCCGGGCTGGTCTCGCCCGAATTCGACGAGGCCATCGCCAGCTTCCATGTCCGCAATCCCGACATCCATATCGAGATCCGCGTCTCGCCCTGGCGGCAGGTGCTCGACGCCATCGAGCAGGGCGAGGTGGAGATCGGCGTGGGCTATGACAACAATGTGCGCGGCTCGCTGATCTATGAGCCGCTGTTTACCGAGCGCCAGCAACTCTATTGCGCGCGCAACCACCGCCTGTTCGGCTATCGCGTCGGCCGCCTCAACGAGTTGAAGGATGAGGGCTTCGTCCTCACCGGCGAGGATGAGATCGAAACCATCACCCAATTGCGCCGCCGCTACCGGCTGGGCATGAAGGTCAGCGGCATGGCCGAGGACATCAATGAGGCCCGGCGCCTGATCCTGCAGGGCGTGGGCATCGGCTTTCTGCCGATCATGGCGGTGGAGGATGAGGTGGCCAAGCGCAAGCTGTGGCCGATGCTCCACACCGAATTCGAGCCTTCCTACGAGCTGTTCCTGCTGGCCCGCGCCGAGCCCGCGCGTGACACGGCCACCCAGCTTTTCCTCGATGAAGTGGTGCGGCGCATCCGTGCGCAGCGCCGATCCTAG
- a CDS encoding sterol desaturase family protein has product MKDKLFNLVPPAMVAMVILFWWMGPKVLVDNSWTIIVIGPLITVIVLGLEFVHERHAGWRMNWQEFFTDLFYVVLGSTAIERASDFLTKTPLKDLKQALGIATPWAEHMPFLAQVALAVFIVEFGQYWMHRLMHNKLPFWLVHAPHHHITQLNAAKGAVGNPIELFLISLSVLALFDLQEKALFCAFGVMTVVSTFAHANVRADPPWFYSFFFTTIQHHSLHHSTDYESTRCNYGNSLILIDRIFGTFRSGEASIVGQDDRKRLSIREQMIFPFQPLIDAYKQRRQQAALQPSGDATA; this is encoded by the coding sequence ATGAAGGACAAGCTGTTCAATCTGGTGCCCCCGGCGATGGTCGCCATGGTGATCCTGTTCTGGTGGATGGGTCCCAAGGTGCTGGTCGACAATTCATGGACCATCATCGTGATCGGCCCGCTGATCACCGTGATCGTGCTGGGGCTGGAATTCGTGCATGAGCGGCACGCCGGCTGGCGCATGAACTGGCAGGAGTTCTTCACCGACCTGTTCTATGTCGTGCTGGGATCGACCGCCATTGAGCGGGCTTCGGATTTCCTGACCAAAACACCGCTGAAAGACCTCAAGCAAGCGCTGGGCATTGCCACACCATGGGCCGAGCATATGCCCTTTCTTGCGCAGGTGGCGCTGGCGGTCTTTATCGTGGAATTCGGCCAGTACTGGATGCATCGCCTGATGCACAACAAGCTGCCCTTCTGGCTGGTTCATGCGCCGCATCACCACATCACCCAGCTCAATGCGGCCAAGGGCGCGGTGGGCAATCCGATCGAACTGTTCCTCATCAGCCTGAGCGTGCTGGCCTTGTTCGACCTTCAGGAGAAGGCCCTGTTCTGCGCCTTTGGCGTAATGACGGTGGTCTCCACCTTCGCCCATGCCAATGTGCGCGCCGATCCGCCGTGGTTCTATTCCTTCTTTTTCACCACCATCCAGCATCACAGCCTGCATCACTCGACCGATTATGAAAGCACCCGCTGCAATTACGGCAATTCGCTGATCCTGATCGACCGCATCTTCGGCACCTTCCGCAGCGGTGAGGCCAGCATCGTGGGTCAGGATGACCGCAAGCGGCTGTCCATCCGCGAGCAGATGATCTTCCCCTTCCAGCCCCTGATCGATGCCTACAAACAGCGCCGTCAGCAGGCCGCGCTGCAACCCAGCGGTGATGCAACGGCATGA
- a CDS encoding Vgb family protein: MRRLWALWMAAAGCVLPVMAQAQTAQVIEVPGFADFLAVEGKTVWATNRGRVEHWSRKGKLAEVAMAHPCGAMALSHHTLWVADCKEGALKRIDTRTGTITATIPTGIANPKGELNVVEGAGSIWVASDEKGVIARVDPGSNRVVSSITVDPGTFYLAFGYGALWAVSSDQQSVQRIDPLTSRVTARTALGKTPGFLAVGEGAVWVQEQGDGTLARVDKDSGAVSGRVKVGDNLKWGDIDTGGGKVWLRTTDDQQFAVIDPVTLAIRARVGAAAGSGALRYTKAGVWSSAHDQHTLSWWKKPRKIGK; the protein is encoded by the coding sequence ATGCGCAGGCTCTGGGCTTTATGGATGGCGGCGGCGGGCTGCGTGTTGCCAGTGATGGCGCAAGCCCAGACTGCGCAGGTGATCGAGGTGCCCGGTTTCGCCGATTTTCTTGCCGTTGAGGGCAAGACCGTCTGGGCCACCAACCGGGGCCGGGTGGAGCATTGGTCACGCAAGGGCAAGCTGGCCGAGGTGGCCATGGCGCATCCTTGCGGGGCCATGGCGCTGTCTCACCACACGCTGTGGGTGGCCGATTGCAAGGAGGGCGCGCTCAAGCGGATCGATACGCGGACGGGGACCATCACCGCCACCATTCCCACCGGCATCGCCAACCCCAAGGGTGAGTTGAATGTGGTGGAAGGCGCCGGTTCGATCTGGGTGGCCAGCGATGAGAAAGGCGTGATTGCCCGCGTCGATCCGGGCAGCAACCGGGTGGTGAGCAGCATCACCGTGGATCCGGGCACCTTCTATCTGGCCTTCGGCTATGGCGCGCTCTGGGCCGTGAGCAGCGATCAGCAATCGGTGCAGCGCATTGATCCGTTGACCAGCAGGGTCACCGCCCGGACGGCTCTGGGGAAGACCCCCGGCTTTCTCGCCGTGGGTGAGGGCGCCGTCTGGGTGCAGGAGCAGGGTGACGGCACTTTGGCACGCGTCGACAAGGACAGCGGTGCGGTATCAGGCCGGGTGAAGGTGGGTGATAACCTCAAATGGGGCGATATCGACACTGGCGGCGGCAAGGTTTGGCTGCGCACCACCGACGATCAGCAATTTGCGGTGATCGATCCCGTGACGCTGGCGATCCGCGCGCGGGTTGGTGCGGCGGCAGGCAGTGGGGCCTTGCGTTACACCAAGGCAGGTGTGTGGAGTTCCGCGCATGACCAGCACACGCTGTCATGGTGGAAGAAGCCGAGGAAGATCGGGAAGTGA
- a CDS encoding sterol desaturase family protein, which produces MEAVRVGNRLIGAQAPVTVGWENIPRVEGGPLKRFVFTWFQPTMLFALILFWYYAPNSIAKTSTAVGIGIGFKVLLLGLEWVNPRYRSWRLTWKELVTDLFYVGLGYTLVRLVNGYIGSGVMVKAVQHAFDWEKFTWFMGLPLLVQAFLISFIFDFGQYWMHRGMHNWYPLWLPHSVHHYITQLNINKGAVGNPVEIFLIGLGVGGFFDFLPRAALLAGAIGMAVSTYQHINVRFNTPRWWRFVFNTTEHHSVHHSQDFEASRSNYAGTYIFIDRMFGTCIDGEAELLGMEGGRRMSIREQMTYPFTEGWNALKDRFARPAEVMPAE; this is translated from the coding sequence ATGGAAGCGGTTCGCGTCGGCAACAGGCTGATCGGGGCTCAGGCCCCGGTGACGGTCGGGTGGGAGAACATCCCGCGCGTGGAGGGCGGGCCGCTCAAGCGCTTCGTCTTCACCTGGTTTCAGCCCACCATGCTCTTCGCGCTGATCCTGTTCTGGTATTATGCGCCCAATTCCATCGCCAAGACCTCCACCGCGGTGGGGATCGGCATCGGTTTTAAAGTGCTGCTGCTGGGTCTGGAATGGGTCAATCCGCGCTATCGCAGCTGGCGGCTGACATGGAAGGAGCTGGTCACCGATCTGTTCTATGTCGGGCTGGGCTACACGCTGGTGCGGCTGGTGAACGGCTACATCGGCTCGGGCGTGATGGTCAAAGCCGTGCAGCATGCCTTCGATTGGGAGAAGTTCACCTGGTTCATGGGGCTGCCGCTGCTGGTGCAGGCCTTCCTGATCTCCTTTATCTTCGATTTCGGTCAATATTGGATGCATCGCGGGATGCACAATTGGTATCCGCTCTGGCTGCCCCATTCGGTGCATCACTACATCACCCAGCTCAACATCAACAAAGGCGCGGTGGGCAATCCGGTCGAGATCTTCCTGATCGGGCTGGGCGTGGGTGGCTTTTTCGATTTCCTGCCGCGCGCCGCGCTGCTGGCGGGGGCGATTGGCATGGCGGTCAGCACCTATCAGCATATCAATGTGCGTTTCAACACGCCGCGCTGGTGGCGCTTCGTCTTCAACACCACCGAACATCACAGCGTGCATCATTCGCAGGATTTCGAGGCCAGCCGCAGCAATTACGCTGGCACCTACATCTTTATCGATCGCATGTTCGGCACCTGCATCGATGGCGAGGCCGAACTGCTGGGCATGGAAGGCGGTCGCCGCATGTCGATCCGCGAGCAGATGACCTATCCCTTCACCGAAGGATGGAATGCGCTGAAAGACCGCTTCGCGCGGCCTGCCGAGGTGATGCCCGCCGAATAA
- a CDS encoding LysR family transcriptional regulator: MTHIPGDDPGVFLAVCEAGSFAAAASGIGLSPSAVAKAVARLEQRLGIALFHRTTRRLSLTGEGIIYRDHCHITRAEMARVETMLSASTRHPAGTVRVSLPPLLGTHIIAPALYELCRLWPLLSFDIALSTQKAELSAGDIDLAVRIGDLPDLPAVMARRLGLQRVALCCSPACLAERSPPENVEDLADHRLIATRRDHRPLPWLFREVDGTLRSITPHAALMLDGSLLTLSAIRAGHGIGLVPRWLVQDEIASGALISVLDDRLAGHLPVHVLWPAAPAMLPRLRVSIDTIVATAQKAVEDGLLI; encoded by the coding sequence ATGACTCATATCCCCGGCGACGATCCCGGCGTTTTCCTCGCCGTCTGTGAGGCAGGCAGCTTCGCGGCTGCCGCTTCAGGCATCGGCCTGTCGCCTTCCGCCGTGGCCAAGGCCGTGGCGCGGCTGGAACAAAGGCTGGGGATCGCGCTGTTTCATCGCACCACCCGTCGGCTCTCGCTGACCGGGGAAGGCATCATCTATCGCGACCATTGCCACATCACGCGCGCGGAAATGGCCCGCGTGGAGACCATGCTCTCCGCCTCGACGCGGCATCCGGCGGGAACGGTCAGGGTCAGCCTGCCGCCCTTGTTGGGGACACACATCATCGCCCCGGCGCTTTACGAACTGTGCCGCCTCTGGCCTTTGCTCAGCTTCGATATTGCCCTGTCCACGCAAAAGGCTGAGCTGTCCGCAGGTGACATCGATCTGGCGGTCCGCATTGGCGATTTGCCCGATCTGCCTGCTGTCATGGCGCGACGGCTGGGGTTGCAGCGTGTCGCCCTCTGCTGCTCCCCCGCCTGTCTGGCCGAGCGCTCACCACCCGAAAACGTCGAGGATCTGGCAGATCACAGGCTGATCGCCACGCGGCGTGATCATCGCCCCCTGCCCTGGCTGTTCCGCGAAGTTGACGGCACGCTACGCAGCATCACGCCTCACGCGGCGCTGATGCTGGACGGCAGTCTCTTGACGCTGTCAGCCATTCGCGCCGGTCATGGCATAGGGCTGGTGCCGCGCTGGCTGGTGCAGGATGAAATCGCCAGCGGCGCGCTGATCAGCGTGCTGGACGACCGGCTGGCCGGTCATCTCCCGGTCCATGTGTTGTGGCCCGCCGCCCCCGCCATGCTGCCCCGCCTGAGGGTCAGCATCGATACCATTGTCGCGACGGCGCAAAAAGCCGTCGAAGATGGCTTGCTGATCTGA
- a CDS encoding tetratricopeptide repeat-containing sulfotransferase family protein yields the protein MTTLRAKLTSAARGALARGDFAGTQRHAAALVANDPNDAEGHFLIGIAEAGAGRIRLAVPHLEHAVALDAQGEYRAQLARLLIMLRQDGEAAAMLRAAETAPPTDALSRDTMGCVYARLGDHTAALPHFAEAVRLEPRNSEYLYNQAVTLNFLGWVDEADAALEALIALEPGHARAHHLLASLRKQTPETQHIERLTRTHAQARDDRSKLLLGYALSKELEDVGRPREALTQLCAVNAAYRQTLPYSFAQDAAAFDAMEAHWPQLAQAPNSGAPQDSPIFIIGMPRTGTTLIDRILSSHPEVESAGELQAMPLAVKKASATRSPVILDPETVAAAALKDMGEIGRDYLRSASHHRRDTTRRFTDKFPGNFHYVGFIAKALPQARIVCLRRHPMDTVLSNFRNLFAISSRYYDYSYDLLDIAAYYARFDRLMAFWHQALPGRVLELRYEDVIEDQEGQTRRLLDHCGLDWSEACLNFHTNSAPVSTPSAAQVRRPLYKDAVARWKQHAEVLAPVARFFERSGIALD from the coding sequence ATGACGACATTGCGCGCCAAGCTCACGAGTGCGGCGCGCGGCGCCCTTGCCCGGGGCGATTTTGCCGGGACGCAGCGCCATGCCGCAGCGCTGGTCGCCAACGATCCCAACGATGCCGAGGGCCATTTCCTGATCGGGATTGCCGAGGCGGGAGCGGGGCGCATCAGGCTGGCAGTTCCCCATCTCGAACACGCGGTGGCGCTTGATGCTCAAGGGGAATATCGCGCACAACTGGCCCGGCTGCTGATCATGCTACGGCAAGATGGAGAGGCGGCGGCCATGCTCCGCGCCGCCGAAACAGCGCCCCCCACCGATGCGCTCAGCCGCGACACGATGGGCTGTGTCTATGCCCGTCTGGGCGATCACACCGCCGCCCTGCCCCATTTCGCCGAAGCCGTCCGGCTTGAGCCGCGCAACAGCGAGTATCTCTACAATCAGGCGGTGACGCTCAATTTCCTTGGCTGGGTGGATGAGGCCGATGCCGCGCTCGAAGCGCTGATCGCGTTGGAGCCGGGCCATGCCCGCGCCCATCACCTGCTGGCCAGCCTGCGCAAGCAAACCCCCGAAACCCAACATATCGAGCGCCTGACCCGCACCCATGCGCAGGCACGCGATGACCGCAGCAAATTGCTGCTGGGCTATGCACTCTCCAAGGAACTGGAGGATGTGGGCAGGCCCAGGGAAGCGCTGACCCAGCTTTGCGCGGTCAATGCCGCCTATCGCCAAACCTTGCCCTACAGCTTCGCGCAGGACGCCGCCGCTTTCGACGCCATGGAAGCCCATTGGCCGCAACTGGCCCAAGCCCCCAACAGCGGTGCGCCGCAAGACTCGCCGATCTTCATCATTGGCATGCCCCGCACCGGCACCACGCTGATCGACCGCATCCTCTCCTCCCATCCCGAGGTGGAAAGCGCCGGAGAGCTGCAGGCCATGCCGCTGGCGGTCAAAAAAGCCTCAGCCACGCGCAGCCCGGTCATTCTGGACCCCGAAACCGTCGCGGCGGCAGCGCTGAAAGATATGGGCGAGATCGGGCGCGACTATCTGCGCAGCGCCAGCCATCACCGCCGCGACACCACCCGCCGCTTTACCGACAAATTCCCCGGCAACTTCCACTATGTCGGCTTTATCGCCAAGGCGCTGCCTCAAGCACGGATCGTCTGCCTGCGCCGGCATCCGATGGACACGGTGCTCAGCAATTTCCGCAATCTCTTCGCGATCAGCTCGCGCTACTATGATTACAGCTACGATCTGCTGGATATCGCGGCCTATTACGCCCGTTTCGACCGGCTGATGGCCTTCTGGCATCAGGCCTTGCCGGGCCGCGTGCTGGAACTGCGCTATGAGGATGTGATCGAAGATCAGGAGGGCCAGACCCGCCGCCTGCTGGATCATTGCGGGCTGGACTGGTCGGAGGCCTGCCTGAATTTCCACACCAACAGCGCCCCGGTTTCCACCCCCAGCGCCGCGCAGGTGCGTCGCCCGCTCTACAAGGATGCGGTGGCGCGCTGGAAGCAGCATGCCGAGGTTCTGGCCCCGGTGGCGCGCTTTTTCGAAAGGTCAGGCATTGCATTGGACTAG